A genome region from Clostridium pasteurianum includes the following:
- the spoIIGA gene encoding sigma-E processing peptidase SpoIIGA, with amino-acid sequence MVVYLDVLILENSIVNTFLLYVTSETLRLKASMKYLILGGILGGLYVIVLVMPELKIFSRLIFKIIIAFLMIIIAYRKKNLIFNIKAISILIMYSMLTAGICFFIQLNDLQNNFFNVYMGNISYKLIIISLMIIYMFANRIIWFIHDRKLTQKLTYKIEICVKNSKKIVEAFLDTGNELREPITNLPVIIVEKSLMNNIDWDDSIKYYVPFRLVNGNMGKLEAFKPTYVKIYIGNKIEVRNAIIALIDNKLSDLNDYNALLSRGSI; translated from the coding sequence GTGGTTGTGTATTTGGATGTCCTAATATTAGAAAATTCAATAGTAAATACTTTTCTGCTTTATGTGACATCAGAAACTTTAAGATTAAAAGCTAGTATGAAATATTTAATTCTAGGAGGAATCTTAGGAGGACTTTATGTAATAGTTTTGGTAATGCCTGAACTTAAGATATTTTCAAGATTGATCTTTAAAATAATTATTGCTTTCTTAATGATAATAATTGCATATAGAAAAAAGAATTTAATATTTAATATAAAAGCTATATCAATACTTATTATGTATTCAATGCTTACGGCTGGGATATGTTTTTTTATCCAATTAAATGATTTACAAAATAATTTTTTTAATGTGTATATGGGAAATATATCTTACAAATTAATTATTATATCACTTATGATTATATATATGTTTGCAAATAGAATTATATGGTTTATACATGACAGAAAACTTACACAAAAGTTAACATACAAAATAGAAATATGCGTTAAAAATAGTAAAAAGATAGTAGAAGCTTTTCTAGATACGGGGAATGAACTTAGGGAGCCAATTACGAATCTTCCCGTAATTATTGTTGAGAAAAGTTTAATGAATAACATAGATTGGGATGATTCTATTAAATATTATGTGCCTTTTAGATTAGTAAATGGAAATATGGGAAAGCTTGAAGCGTTTAAACCTACTTATGTGAAAATATACATAGGGAATAAGATAGAAGTTAGGAATGCTATTATAGCTCTAATTGATAATAAATTAAGTGATTTAAATGATTATAATGCACTTCTGTCAAGAGGGAGTATTTAA
- a CDS encoding glycosyltransferase family 2 protein, which yields MNEVKSIVHVISRVFANTVFIISMYYLCISFFGIIRKKDDKKFEPKKTFALVVAAHNEEAVISDMVVSLNKLDYPDDMYDIFVIADNCNDDTAKKALEKGAKVYERVNKDKKGKGYALEWMFSKLFKMDKKYDAVVIFDADNLASKNFLVEMNKKLCEGYKVVQGYLDSKNPKDSWITGSYSIAFWATDRMFQLSRSNIGLSNQLGGTGCCFEMEILKKLGWGATCLTEDLEFTCKLVLNGYKVGWAHDAVIYDEKPLTLVQSWHQRIRWMQGFSDVSSRYFFKLLKKSISTRSFTAFDCAIYSINPVVTILFGLATIFSLLDTTFMTAQNISSFINNTTVFSITPFKVVVSLLAVIQYIYTPFLLALDKKLDIKVIWYYVILYPIYLITWLPIAVIGILKKNNKDWNHTKHTRSVDISDLEKAN from the coding sequence GTGAATGAAGTAAAGTCTATAGTACATGTTATTTCACGTGTCTTCGCAAATACGGTTTTTATCATATCGATGTATTATCTATGTATATCATTCTTTGGAATTATAAGAAAAAAGGATGATAAGAAATTTGAACCTAAAAAGACCTTTGCACTTGTGGTAGCTGCGCATAATGAGGAAGCTGTAATAAGTGATATGGTTGTGAGTTTAAATAAATTGGATTATCCCGATGATATGTATGACATATTTGTAATTGCAGATAATTGTAACGATGATACTGCTAAAAAGGCACTTGAAAAAGGAGCAAAAGTCTATGAAAGAGTAAATAAAGACAAAAAAGGTAAAGGTTATGCTCTAGAATGGATGTTCAGCAAATTATTTAAAATGGATAAGAAATATGATGCGGTTGTAATATTTGATGCTGATAATTTAGCCTCTAAAAATTTTCTAGTTGAGATGAATAAAAAATTATGTGAAGGTTATAAAGTTGTTCAGGGATATTTGGATAGTAAAAATCCTAAAGATTCTTGGATAACAGGAAGTTATTCCATAGCATTTTGGGCTACAGATAGAATGTTCCAGCTGTCTAGAAGTAATATTGGACTTTCTAATCAGCTAGGTGGTACTGGATGCTGTTTTGAAATGGAGATATTAAAGAAATTAGGATGGGGAGCAACTTGCCTTACAGAAGATTTAGAATTTACATGTAAACTTGTTTTAAATGGTTATAAAGTAGGTTGGGCGCATGATGCTGTAATTTATGATGAAAAGCCGCTTACTCTTGTTCAATCATGGCATCAGAGAATAAGGTGGATGCAGGGATTTTCAGATGTGTCAAGCAGATATTTCTTCAAACTCTTAAAAAAATCAATTTCAACTAGGAGTTTTACTGCTTTTGATTGTGCAATATATAGTATAAACCCTGTAGTAACTATCTTATTTGGTTTGGCAACAATTTTTAGCCTTTTGGACACGACTTTTATGACAGCACAGAATATATCATCATTTATTAATAATACTACTGTTTTTAGTATAACTCCATTTAAAGTAGTAGTATCATTACTTGCAGTGATTCAATACATATATACACCATTTCTATTGGCACTTGATAAGAAATTAGACATTAAAGTGATATGGTATTATGTTATACTTTACCCTATATATCTTATAACATGGCTTCCAATAGCGGTTATAGGTATTCTTAAGAAAAACAATAAGGATTGGAATCATACAAAGCATACAAGAAGTGTTGATATATCAGATTTAGAAAAAGCTAATTAA
- a CDS encoding YlmC/YmxH family sporulation protein: MNVSLHSLNAMKSMEVIDINTGSKLGVIKDLRIDIDNYKIISIILPGSKVGGWFSKDNDIEIQWSDIQKIGVDVILVNGDNLFEDKD; this comes from the coding sequence ATGAATGTTTCATTACATTCTTTAAATGCTATGAAATCAATGGAAGTTATAGATATCAATACAGGATCAAAGTTAGGTGTTATTAAAGATTTAAGGATTGATATCGATAACTATAAAATAATATCTATAATACTTCCAGGTTCAAAAGTTGGAGGCTGGTTTTCTAAGGATAATGATATAGAAATTCAGTGGTCAGATATACAAAAAATAGGTGTAGATGTTATACTTGTAAATGGTGACAATTTATTTGAAGATAAAGATTGA
- a CDS encoding Ger(x)C family spore germination protein, with translation MRKIALGLIIVFSLLQTGCWNAREINELAFVLSVGIDKTDDGFKVTAQIASPETYSKTSSGSGTGKAKPFWIVSSKGKTVFEAIRNMAAKSSRRIFWSHIKIILIGEQLARSNTLEIFDFFTRNPELRLRTLVAVTPGEAEKVLEIEPVMEKDPAISLEKIIETNNLTGKSYSIMLKDFLEDCIDPYVSPVTSRIIVDKSNSQTAVKTSGAYVFKGTKLYNPLNEEETRGLLWIKNKMNGSIMVVSCPYDHQPVTLEIKSAKSSIKSYVKNGVPHFTIKVKVSAIITEQGCSTNFNDQKKLRELERALEMSISSDMQYTVAASKDMQIDFLGLSRILHTQHKNEWHQISSKWDKLFEKSDTNLVVKVDINHVSLAKPLQRLKMK, from the coding sequence ATGAGAAAAATAGCTCTTGGATTAATTATTGTATTTTCGCTTTTACAAACTGGCTGCTGGAATGCTAGAGAAATCAATGAGCTTGCTTTTGTATTAAGTGTTGGGATAGATAAGACTGATGATGGATTTAAAGTAACGGCACAAATTGCAAGCCCAGAGACCTATAGCAAAACGTCATCCGGCTCTGGAACCGGTAAGGCTAAACCTTTCTGGATTGTTTCAAGCAAGGGAAAAACAGTATTTGAGGCAATACGTAATATGGCTGCAAAATCTTCACGTCGTATATTCTGGTCTCATATAAAAATAATACTTATAGGTGAGCAACTTGCAAGAAGTAATACTCTTGAAATATTTGACTTCTTTACTAGAAATCCTGAGCTTCGTTTAAGAACTTTAGTTGCAGTTACTCCAGGTGAAGCAGAAAAAGTTCTTGAGATTGAGCCAGTAATGGAAAAAGATCCGGCTATATCTTTAGAAAAAATAATTGAAACTAACAATTTAACTGGTAAATCCTATAGCATAATGCTTAAAGATTTTCTTGAGGACTGTATTGACCCATATGTAAGTCCGGTAACTTCAAGAATTATTGTAGATAAATCAAATTCACAGACTGCTGTGAAAACAAGTGGTGCATATGTTTTTAAAGGCACTAAATTGTATAATCCATTAAATGAGGAGGAAACAAGGGGACTTTTATGGATTAAAAATAAAATGAATGGTTCTATAATGGTTGTTAGTTGTCCATATGATCATCAACCTGTCACTCTGGAAATTAAAAGTGCTAAATCATCCATTAAAAGCTATGTGAAAAATGGTGTACCGCACTTTACAATTAAGGTTAAAGTTAGTGCTATTATAACAGAACAGGGATGCTCTACTAATTTTAATGATCAGAAAAAATTGCGTGAATTAGAAAGAGCATTGGAGATGAGCATAAGTAGTGATATGCAATATACAGTAGCTGCATCAAAAGATATGCAAATAGACTTTTTAGGTTTAAGCCGCATACTGCATACACAGCACAAGAATGAATGGCATCAAATATCCTCAAAATGGGATAAACTTTTTGAAAAGTCTGATACTAATCTAGTGGTAAAAGTGGATATAAATCATGTATCATTAGCAAAGCCTTTGCAGCGATTAAAGATGAAATAA
- the sigE gene encoding RNA polymerase sporulation sigma factor SigE: MKYLLLILSKILCKIKIFSNKLYYIGGNDALPPPLTKDEEDDLVNRLVKGDESVRSILIERNLRLVVYIARKFENTGVSVEDLISVGTIGLIKAVNTFDPQKKIKLATYGSRCIENEILMYLRRNSKVKAEISFYEPLNIDWDGNKLLLSDILGTENDCVYNLIEGEVDKQLLVIALRKLNEREKKIVELRYGLTGVGEKTQKEVADMLGISQSYISRLEKRIIKRLKKEINKML, from the coding sequence ATGAAGTATCTATTACTGATTCTAAGCAAAATATTATGTAAAATAAAAATATTTTCTAACAAGCTGTACTATATCGGAGGAAACGATGCGCTTCCACCTCCACTTACAAAAGATGAGGAAGATGATTTAGTAAATAGGCTTGTAAAGGGAGATGAAAGTGTAAGATCAATACTTATAGAAAGAAATTTAAGACTTGTAGTATATATTGCAAGAAAATTTGAAAATACAGGAGTTAGTGTTGAGGATTTAATTTCCGTTGGTACTATAGGACTCATTAAAGCTGTAAACACATTTGATCCTCAAAAGAAAATCAAATTAGCCACATATGGTTCAAGGTGTATTGAGAATGAGATATTAATGTATCTTAGAAGGAATAGCAAAGTAAAAGCGGAAATTTCATTTTATGAACCGCTTAATATAGATTGGGATGGAAATAAACTTCTTTTATCAGATATATTAGGAACCGAAAATGATTGTGTTTATAATCTAATAGAGGGTGAGGTTGACAAGCAGCTTTTAGTAATTGCATTAAGAAAATTAAATGAAAGGGAAAAGAAAATAGTTGAACTTAGGTATGGTCTCACGGGAGTTGGTGAGAAGACTCAAAAAGAAGTTGCAGATATGCTTGGTATATCACAATCTTATATTTCAAGACTTGAAAAAAGAATAATTAAAAGATTAAAAAAAGAAATAAACAAAATGTTATAA
- the ftsZ gene encoding cell division protein FtsZ, with product MLDFDVDVQQFAQIKVIGCGGGGNNAVNRMIVEGLKNVEFIAINTDKQALTLSQASQKIQIGDKLTKGLGAGANPEIGQKAAEESKDEISQAIKGADMVFITAGMGGGTGTGAAPVVAEIAKSMGILTVGVVTKPFPFEGRKRMLHAEEGIKNLKDRVDTLVTIPNERLLAIVDKKTTLVEAFKLADDVLRQGVQGISDLITIPGLVNLDFADVRTVMINKGLAHMGVGRGAGDTRASDAAKQAISSPLLETSIVGATGVLLNVTGGEDLGLLEINEAAQVVQEAADPDANIIFGAVIDENLKDEIRITVIATGFEDEGVDAVKKDIKKDIKEPKPQQEAASALDNTGSFDNSAKDDLDIPAFLRRQNRSKY from the coding sequence GTGCTTGATTTTGATGTTGATGTTCAACAGTTTGCTCAGATAAAGGTAATTGGCTGCGGTGGCGGAGGTAATAATGCGGTTAATAGAATGATTGTAGAAGGATTAAAAAATGTAGAATTTATTGCCATAAATACAGATAAGCAGGCATTAACTCTTTCACAAGCATCACAGAAAATTCAAATAGGTGATAAGCTCACTAAAGGTTTGGGAGCAGGTGCAAATCCTGAAATAGGTCAAAAGGCTGCAGAAGAGAGTAAAGATGAAATATCTCAAGCTATAAAAGGAGCCGATATGGTATTTATAACTGCTGGTATGGGCGGAGGAACTGGAACCGGTGCTGCTCCAGTAGTTGCGGAGATAGCAAAGTCCATGGGCATACTTACAGTTGGTGTTGTTACAAAGCCATTTCCTTTTGAAGGTAGAAAAAGAATGTTGCATGCTGAAGAGGGAATTAAAAATTTAAAAGACAGAGTCGATACTTTAGTTACAATTCCAAATGAGAGATTACTTGCTATTGTAGATAAGAAAACGACCCTTGTGGAAGCTTTTAAATTAGCTGATGATGTTTTAAGACAGGGTGTTCAGGGAATATCAGATTTAATAACTATTCCTGGTCTTGTAAATCTTGATTTTGCGGATGTTAGAACTGTTATGATAAATAAAGGTCTTGCCCATATGGGTGTAGGAAGAGGAGCAGGCGATACAAGAGCTAGTGATGCAGCAAAACAGGCTATATCAAGTCCTCTTTTGGAAACATCTATTGTCGGAGCAACAGGAGTGCTTCTAAATGTTACAGGTGGTGAAGATTTAGGTCTACTTGAAATAAATGAGGCTGCACAAGTAGTTCAAGAGGCAGCAGATCCAGATGCTAATATAATATTTGGAGCTGTTATTGATGAAAATTTAAAAGATGAGATAAGAATAACTGTTATTGCTACTGGATTTGAAGATGAAGGTGTAGATGCAGTGAAGAAAGATATTAAGAAAGATATTAAGGAACCTAAACCTCAACAGGAAGCTGCTAGTGCACTTGATAACACAGGAAGCTTTGATAATTCAGCTAAAGATGATTTAGATATACCTGCATTTCTTAGAAGACAAAATAGAAGCAAATATTAA
- the sigG gene encoding RNA polymerase sporulation sigma factor SigG — protein MVINKVEICGVNTSKLPVLKEKEMRELLISMRNGNKTSREKFIRGNLRLVLSVIQRFNNRGENADDLFQVGCIGLIKSIDNFDLSQNVKFSTYAVPMIIGEIRRYLRDNNSIRVSRSLRDIAYRALQVRDKLISKNNKEPTVSQIAKELELPREEVIFALDAIQDPISLFEPIYHDDGDAIYVMDQISDNKDLDESWLQNISIKEAMKKLSDREKMILNMRFFDGRTQMEVADEIGISQAQVSRLEKTALKHMRKYV, from the coding sequence GTGGTTATAAATAAAGTTGAAATTTGCGGCGTTAATACATCGAAACTTCCCGTTTTGAAAGAAAAAGAAATGAGAGAATTATTAATTAGCATGCGGAATGGCAACAAAACTTCCAGGGAAAAATTTATCAGAGGAAATTTAAGATTGGTACTTAGTGTTATTCAAAGGTTTAATAATAGAGGTGAGAATGCAGATGATTTATTTCAAGTTGGATGTATAGGTCTTATAAAGTCTATAGATAATTTTGATTTAAGTCAAAATGTAAAGTTTTCTACTTATGCGGTTCCAATGATTATAGGTGAGATAAGAAGATATTTAAGAGATAATAATTCTATAAGAGTAAGTAGATCTCTTAGGGATATAGCATATAGAGCACTTCAAGTAAGGGATAAACTTATAAGCAAAAACAATAAAGAACCAACGGTATCTCAAATTGCAAAAGAACTTGAACTACCACGTGAAGAAGTTATTTTTGCTCTAGATGCTATTCAAGATCCAATTTCTCTATTTGAACCAATATATCATGATGATGGTGATGCCATATATGTAATGGATCAAATAAGTGATAATAAAGATTTAGACGAAAGTTGGCTTCAAAATATATCAATTAAGGAAGCCATGAAAAAGTTGAGTGATAGAGAAAAAATGATACTAAACATGAGATTTTTTGATGGCAGAACTCAAATGGAAGTTGCAGATGAAATTGGAATTTCTCAAGCTCAAGTATCACGGTTAGAAAAAACTGCTCTTAAGCATATGAGAAAATACGTTTAA
- a CDS encoding spore germination protein: MSILKYFHNAMKDKAIKQNQKLEKKTLNHIKLSSDLKSNIETIKKIMGFAGDIVVREFTINPGKKIKAAVILIKGLAERELINEQVIGALMLNDRFNNVKDSDEFFKMIKEYGIPNICLSEETDVNNIINELISGNTILFLDKINRALIVGSTGWKDRAIGEPTTENSIRGAKDSFTENIENNTALIRRRIKSPDLRMISFKIGTKTKTTILMVYLEGIAKEGIINEVQNRLGRIKIDGILESGYIEELIEDTPMSPFPQIEHSERPDKASAAILEGRIAILVDTTPYVLIVPTIFFQFMQAADDYYERFLVGSLTRFIRVTAYFISVVLPAMYIALTSFHQEMIPTTLALSIAASREGVPFPSIGEAFMMEATFEILREAGLRLPRQAGQAVSIVGGLVIGQAAVQAGIVSQAMVIVVALTGISSFAIPAFDAAASGRLIRFPLMLMASILGLPGILAGLSIIIIHLNSLRSFGVNYMEPFVSANKDKSRDIMIRKPWWKMIGLPNYISRKYNRKTGLNMKPEPKAHSSRKNKDK; the protein is encoded by the coding sequence ATGTCAATTTTGAAATATTTCCATAATGCAATGAAGGATAAAGCTATAAAACAAAATCAAAAATTAGAAAAAAAAACATTGAATCATATAAAACTCTCCTCAGATTTAAAATCAAATATTGAAACAATAAAGAAGATAATGGGTTTTGCGGGTGACATAGTAGTCAGAGAATTTACCATTAATCCAGGAAAGAAAATAAAGGCAGCAGTAATTTTGATTAAAGGTCTGGCTGAAAGAGAACTCATTAATGAACAGGTTATTGGAGCTTTGATGTTAAATGACAGATTTAATAATGTTAAAGATAGCGATGAATTTTTTAAGATGATAAAAGAATATGGTATACCTAATATTTGTTTAAGTGAAGAAACTGATGTTAATAATATAATAAATGAACTTATTAGTGGAAATACAATTCTGTTTTTGGACAAAATAAATAGAGCACTTATAGTTGGAAGCACAGGATGGAAAGATAGGGCTATCGGGGAGCCGACTACTGAAAATTCCATAAGAGGAGCAAAGGATAGTTTTACAGAAAATATAGAAAATAATACTGCTCTCATAAGGCGAAGAATTAAAAGCCCTGATTTAAGGATGATATCATTTAAGATAGGGACAAAAACTAAAACGACAATATTAATGGTCTATCTTGAAGGTATAGCCAAGGAAGGTATAATAAATGAAGTTCAAAATCGTTTGGGAAGAATTAAAATTGATGGCATACTTGAAAGTGGTTATATTGAAGAACTAATAGAAGATACTCCTATGTCTCCATTTCCTCAAATAGAACATAGTGAACGTCCTGACAAGGCTTCTGCGGCAATATTAGAAGGACGTATAGCTATTCTTGTAGACACAACTCCTTATGTCTTAATAGTTCCTACAATTTTTTTTCAGTTTATGCAAGCAGCAGATGATTATTATGAGCGTTTTCTTGTAGGCTCTCTGACAAGATTTATTAGGGTTACGGCTTATTTTATTTCAGTTGTCCTCCCCGCAATGTACATTGCTTTAACGAGTTTTCATCAGGAAATGATTCCTACTACACTGGCACTATCAATTGCAGCTTCACGTGAAGGCGTACCTTTTCCAAGTATAGGAGAGGCATTTATGATGGAAGCTACATTCGAAATTTTAAGAGAAGCAGGTTTAAGACTGCCAAGGCAGGCAGGTCAGGCCGTGAGTATAGTAGGTGGTCTTGTTATAGGTCAGGCGGCAGTTCAGGCTGGTATTGTTTCACAGGCAATGGTAATTGTCGTAGCATTAACAGGAATCAGTTCTTTTGCCATTCCAGCTTTTGATGCAGCAGCTTCGGGACGTTTAATTAGATTTCCTTTGATGCTTATGGCTTCGATACTTGGTTTACCTGGGATTTTAGCAGGATTAAGTATAATAATTATTCATTTAAATAGTCTGCGCTCTTTTGGTGTAAATTACATGGAGCCCTTTGTATCGGCAAACAAAGATAAGTCTAGAGATATTATGATAAGAAAGCCTTGGTGGAAAATGATTGGCCTGCCTAATTATATTTCACGTAAATATAATAGAAAGACTGGACTTAATATGAAACCAGAACCCAAAGCACATTCTAGTAGAAAAAATAAAGATAAATGA
- the nrdR gene encoding transcriptional regulator NrdR translates to MKCPFCGYAESKVVDSRSTEDNMAIRRRRECLKCSKRYTTYEKVEDIPILVIKKDSSREFFDKSKVINGLIKSCEKRPVSRQQIENIASEVEKAISNQMLTEVKSDTIGEMVMEKLKEIDEIAYVRFASVYRQFKDINTFMEEILNLVNKK, encoded by the coding sequence TTGAAGTGCCCATTTTGTGGATATGCTGAAAGTAAGGTAGTAGATTCTAGATCTACCGAAGACAATATGGCAATAAGAAGAAGACGTGAATGTCTTAAATGTAGCAAAAGATATACAACTTATGAAAAAGTAGAGGATATACCTATACTGGTTATAAAGAAAGATTCTAGTAGAGAATTTTTTGATAAGTCTAAAGTAATAAATGGGCTCATAAAGTCCTGTGAAAAAAGGCCGGTTTCAAGGCAGCAGATAGAAAATATAGCGTCTGAAGTTGAGAAGGCTATAAGTAATCAAATGCTAACGGAAGTAAAGTCTGATACTATTGGTGAAATGGTAATGGAAAAGCTTAAAGAGATAGATGAAATTGCTTATGTGAGATTTGCTTCTGTTTATAGACAATTTAAGGACATAAATACCTTTATGGAGGAAATATTAAATCTTGTGAATAAAAAATAA
- the ftsA gene encoding cell division protein FtsA: protein MNNYIIGIDVGSSKICIALGKITKRGEVQIIGVTSSKCDGVKKSIVVNIDSTARSIRNCMAKLKKMVDINLDDVYVALHGSISELIHNKGVVAVSSDDRVITSSDVKRVIESTRFVSVASGREIIGVEPQQFIVDGYDNIKDPVGMSGTKLEADVQVITVNSNIVDNLIKSVNKAGYNVKGLCFEPKVVSNVVLTKHEREIGCALVDVGTENTNIAIVKNDNIVYIDNVPLGGDSITKDMALGLKIPFEEAEKIKIKYANIEPNSDDGNEKINIKVPYNGNVNVDYSFLKLIVQSRIEELYELVRKKLISKNYYNEVTNVVIVGGGVALIKGAVGVGRRIMDKNVRIGSSNFVGASSPMHVSAVGIVSDIGYNMKSSNLFSNDKEDCKNEDKNLWNKNVKRDEEKISVFSKVKDFLTDLF, encoded by the coding sequence ATGAATAATTATATTATAGGAATAGACGTTGGTTCATCCAAAATATGTATAGCATTAGGTAAGATAACAAAACGAGGAGAGGTTCAAATTATAGGCGTAACTTCTTCAAAATGTGATGGAGTAAAAAAATCTATTGTTGTTAATATAGATAGTACAGCCAGGTCTATACGGAATTGCATGGCAAAGTTAAAAAAAATGGTAGACATTAATTTAGATGATGTGTACGTTGCACTCCATGGAAGCATAAGTGAGCTTATACATAATAAAGGCGTAGTAGCAGTATCTTCAGATGACAGAGTAATAACTAGTAGTGATGTGAAGAGAGTCATTGAATCTACTAGATTTGTATCAGTAGCATCTGGTAGAGAAATTATTGGAGTTGAACCCCAACAGTTTATTGTGGATGGTTACGATAATATAAAGGACCCTGTAGGAATGAGCGGGACAAAGTTAGAAGCTGATGTTCAAGTTATTACGGTAAACTCTAATATTGTCGATAATCTTATTAAGAGTGTGAACAAAGCTGGATATAATGTAAAAGGTTTATGCTTTGAACCAAAAGTTGTTTCAAATGTTGTTTTGACTAAGCATGAAAGAGAAATTGGATGTGCACTTGTAGATGTAGGAACTGAAAATACTAATATAGCTATAGTTAAAAATGATAACATAGTTTATATTGATAATGTACCATTAGGTGGAGATAGCATAACTAAGGATATGGCTCTAGGTTTAAAAATACCGTTTGAAGAGGCTGAAAAAATAAAAATAAAGTATGCTAATATTGAACCTAATAGTGACGATGGTAATGAGAAAATTAATATTAAAGTGCCATACAATGGAAATGTAAATGTGGATTATAGCTTTTTAAAGTTAATTGTACAATCTAGGATTGAAGAGCTATATGAATTAGTAAGAAAGAAATTAATAAGTAAAAATTATTATAATGAAGTAACAAATGTTGTAATTGTAGGTGGGGGTGTTGCACTGATAAAAGGTGCTGTAGGCGTTGGAAGAAGAATCATGGACAAAAATGTAAGAATAGGTTCATCAAATTTTGTAGGTGCTTCTAGCCCAATGCATGTTTCAGCAGTTGGAATTGTGAGTGATATAGGTTATAATATGAAAAGTAGTAATTTATTTAGTAATGATAAAGAAGATTGTAAAAATGAAGACAAGAATTTATGGAATAAGAATGTTAAGAGAGATGAAGAGAAAATAAGTGTCTTTTCAAAAGTAAAGGATTTTCTTACAGATCTTTTTTAA
- a CDS encoding iron-containing alcohol dehydrogenase — protein sequence MIWTLKKAYYRTFQAVVKTGTKLAKFKEPKLISGTGSVNKIPDLMKDQNINNALIVVSGTIMRSGLINNFFEKLKQNNIIYGVYDTVKSNPTIENIEECLKIYKNNNCRAIVAIGGGSPIDCAKVVGARANNSNLQIKDLRGFLKVKKPIPPFFAVPTTAGSGSEATVAAVVTDSSTHEKYAIADFKLMPDFAILDPELTVGVPKHLTASTGMDALTHAIEAYIGKNGTDFTNDKALKASKMIIDNLENVYNDGNNIDGRSALLLASNYAGQAFTRANVGYVHAIAHSIGGLYGVAHGLANAIILPKVLEYYGEAAYEKLAEIATYANLGDRNESKKDLALKLIAKIKDMNKNMNIPLGIKELKENDIALIAKRAVKEGNPDYPVPKIISVNECEKLVRSLKLYKK from the coding sequence ATGATTTGGACATTAAAAAAAGCGTATTATAGAACATTTCAAGCAGTAGTTAAGACTGGTACTAAGTTAGCAAAATTCAAAGAACCTAAATTAATATCTGGTACAGGCAGTGTGAATAAAATTCCTGATCTGATGAAAGACCAGAATATTAATAACGCATTAATTGTAGTAAGTGGAACTATAATGAGATCAGGATTAATCAATAATTTTTTTGAAAAGTTAAAGCAAAACAATATAATCTATGGAGTTTATGATACTGTAAAATCCAATCCTACTATAGAGAATATTGAAGAATGTTTAAAAATTTATAAAAATAATAACTGCAGGGCAATAGTAGCCATTGGTGGTGGGTCACCCATTGATTGTGCCAAGGTAGTGGGGGCAAGAGCTAACAACAGTAATTTACAAATTAAAGATTTAAGGGGATTTTTAAAAGTAAAAAAACCTATACCACCATTCTTTGCAGTACCTACTACAGCGGGAAGTGGCTCAGAAGCTACAGTTGCAGCAGTAGTAACTGATTCTAGTACTCATGAAAAGTATGCAATTGCAGATTTTAAGCTTATGCCGGATTTTGCAATACTAGATCCAGAATTAACTGTTGGAGTTCCAAAGCATCTTACTGCTTCAACAGGAATGGATGCATTAACTCATGCTATTGAAGCTTATATAGGTAAAAATGGTACCGATTTTACAAATGATAAAGCATTAAAGGCATCAAAAATGATAATAGACAACTTAGAAAATGTATATAATGATGGAAATAATATTGACGGACGTAGTGCACTGCTTTTAGCATCTAATTATGCTGGACAAGCTTTTACTAGAGCAAATGTTGGTTATGTTCATGCAATAGCTCACAGTATTGGTGGATTATATGGGGTAGCTCATGGTTTAGCAAATGCTATAATACTTCCTAAAGTGCTGGAGTATTATGGAGAGGCAGCGTATGAAAAGTTAGCTGAAATAGCTACTTATGCAAATTTAGGAGACAGGAATGAATCTAAAAAAGATTTAGCTTTAAAATTAATAGCAAAAATAAAAGATATGAACAAAAATATGAATATTCCACTAGGTATTAAAGAGTTAAAAGAAAATGATATAGCTCTAATTGCCAAAAGGGCTGTTAAGGAAGGCAATCCTGATTATCCTGTGCCTAAAATAATAAGTGTTAATGAGTGTGAAAAGCTTGTTAGAAGTTTGAAATTATATAAAAAATAA